From the Candidatus Microthrix subdominans genome, the window GGGCATTGCCCCCGAGCCCACGGTGATCACGTTGCGGACCGCCCAGGTGAACCGCATCACCGGGGGGTCGCTCGACGCCGGACGCATCGCCGAGCACCTGCGTTCGATCGGCTTCGAGGTCGCCACACACGAGGTCGGGTCGCTGGAGGTCACCGTGCCATCGTGGCGCCCGGACGCCACCGGCGAGATCGACCTGATCGAGGAGGTGGCCCGCCTCGAGGGCTACAACACCTTCCCCCGGGCGACGGTCACCTCGGCGTTCGTCGGGGCGCTCAGCCCCTCCCAGGCCGACACGCGGATGCTGCGCCGCACGCTGGTGGGCCGGGGCCTCACCGAGGTGGCGCCGCTGCCGTTCCTGTCCGCCGCCGACCTCGACCGCTTCGGGCTGGCCGAGCTGGGCGCGCCCAGCGTGGTCAATCCGCTGGTGGCCGAGCAGTCGGTGCTGCGGCCCTCGCTGCTCCCCGGACTGGTCGACACCCTGGGAGCCAACGCCAGGGCCCGCTCCACCGGGCTGTGTATCTTCGAGATCGGCACCGTGTTCCCCGGACGCTCGGTGGTTGACGACCCGCTGGCCGCCGACACGGTGCTCGTCGGTGAGCGCACCGACCTGGGCGCCGCCCTCGGCGGGGCCGCCGCTCCCGAGGCGGTTGAGCTGCTGGGCGTGCTGTTGGACTCGCTGGGCTTCGGCGCCCCCGAACTCGATCAGCACAGCGGCGCGCTGTCCGGAGGGTTGCACCCCACCCGCTCGGCGACCGTCGCCGTCGACGGGGTGGTCGTCGGGGAGGTGGGCGAGGTTGACCCGGCGGTGCTCGCCGCTGCGGAGGTCAACGAACGGGTGGCCTGGTTGCGCCTCGACCTGCGTGCCCTGCTCGCCCTACCGCACCCACCGGCGCTGGCCCGGCCGGTCAGCCACTACCCCGTGGCGGTCATGGACCTGGCCTTCGTGCTCGACGAGACCATCCCGGCCGGTCGTCTCCGCTCGGCGCTGACCGGGGCCGGGGGCGACCTCCTCGAGCGCTTGGAGCTGTTCGACGAGTTCCGAGGCGATGCCATCGGCGAGGGCAACAAGTCGCTGGCCTGGTCGGTGGTGCTGCGCGCTCCCGATCACACGCTGAGCGACGACGAGGTCACCGCTGCCCGGGCCGCCCTGATCGATGCCGCCGAGTCGCTGGGGGCAGCTCTCCGGAGCTGAGGCAGCACAGCTCTCCGGAGCTGAGGCAGCACGGCTCTCCGGAGTTGAGACCGGCCCAGCGCTCCGTAGCTGAGGCCGGTCAGGCCTCGGCGTGAAAGCGGCGCCTCAGGGTGCCGAAGATCGCCAGGTTGACCAGGTGGCTGACGCCGACGATCAACAACAGCAGGGCCACCCTGCTGACCAGCACCCGGACGGCCGCCTCGCCGCCCGACGGGATGCCCAGGCCGACCAGCAACGACGCCATCGCCAGCGTGAACAGGGCAAAAGCGATCAGCAACATGTTGTTGACGGTCGCCGCCTGTTTCTCGTCCGGGAAGACGTCCTCGAGGTAGATCTGCCCGCTCTCGCGCATCAAGGGGCCCAGAAAGACCAGCAGGACCACCGCCACTCCGATGTAGACGACGGCGGAGATGAGGACCGAGGTCATCGCTGCGGTTCCGATCGGCCCGGGTCCGCTTGCGTGGCTGGAGGATCGGCCGTGATGACCGGATCGAACGGAGTGGAGGGCTCACCGGTCGTGTCGGCGGGGGTGCGGCCTGGCGTGGCCGCCTCGGTTCGTGCCTGCTCGGCTCGTGAGGCCTTCTCCTCGGCGTCCTCGGCGTCCTCGTCCCGTTCGTCCTGGATCCGGTTGCCGAGGTAGCCGTAGGCGCCCAGGTTGGTGAGAAAGGCGGCGCCGACGACGGCCAGCAGGGCGGCCAGACGAAGGAACAGCGTGGTGACGGCGTCGGTGGGGGTACGCGGTGACCCGACGCCGACCAAAAACAGGGCCAGAGACAACGTGATCAGCGACAGGCCGGTCACCAACAGGCGGTTGACCGCCTCCGCCCGCTCCTTGGTGCTGAACACGTGCTCGAGGTATTCCTGGCCCGCCGCCTGCCACTGCGGGATCGCCACGATCACCAGGGCGAACGCCACGAACAGGTACACGAACATGGTGATGATCTCGACGCTCACCGGCTCATCCTCCTCGACCGTGGGGCGCTAGAACGGCAGATACTTCTGCAGCCTCAGCGCAGCGCTCAACCGCTCAGCGTATTCCTTCGGGTTGCTGGGTCGTTGGACCAGGTCGAGTAGCGGGGAACGGGTGGAGATGTTCTGCGACTCGGTGTACTTCAGCAGGCCGACCGCGCCGTGGCGCCGCCCGACGCCCGAGGCGCCCATGCCGCCCATCGGGGCATCCAGGCTGGACCAGGCGGCGGCGTAGCCGTCGTTGACGTTGACCGTGCCCGCCCGCAGGCGGCGGGCGATCGCCCGGCCCCTCGATGCGTCCCGGCACAGCACCGAGGCGTTGAGCCCGTACTCGGTGTCGTTGGCGGCGGCGATCGCCTCGTCGACGTTGGCCACCGGGTAGATCGACACGAGCGGACCGAACGTCTCCTCCCGGTACACCGCCGCCGAGGCGGGGACGTCGGTGAGGATCGTCGGCTCGTGGAACCACGGCGCCAGCTCGGGGCGGGCATCGCCGCCGGCGACGACCGTGGCGCCCTTGGACACGGCGTCGGTCACGTGCTCGCGCATCTTGTCCAGCTGATCGGCGGAGGCCAGCGGCCCCATCTCGGGGCCGTAGCCCACCTCCGAACCCAGCCGCAGCGCCCGAGTGGCGGCTGCGAAGGCCTTGGTGAACTGCTCGGCCACCTCAGCGAGCACGTAGATGCGCTCGATCGCGATGCACAGCTGACCACCGTTGGCGAAGCAGGCGATCGTGGCCACCTTGGCCGCCCGTTCCACGTCGATGTCGTCGGTGACGACCATGGCGTTCTTACCGCCGAGCTCGGCGGAGAAGTCGACCAGGCGGGCGGCGCTCTGGGTGGCGATCGACTTGCCGGTCTCGGTCGACCCGGTGAACATCACGTAGTCGGCGCTTTCGATGATGGCCGTGCCCACCACACGGCCCTGCCCGGTGACCACCCGCATCAGCCCCTTGGGCAGACCGGCCTCCTCGAGCAGTTCCACCGCACGCAGCGCGGTATAGGGGGTTTGCGAGTCCGGCTTGATCACCACGCCGTTGCCGGCCATCAGCGCTGCCAGCGCGTCGCCAACCGCCAGCGACAGCGGGTAGTTCCACGGCGAGATGATGCCGACGACGCCCTTGGGCACGTGGCGCTCCACCGTGCGGATCAGGCCGGGGAACGCGCTCGCCCTGCCGGTCTCGGCCAGCAGCTTGGGGCCGGTCTTGGCGTAATAGCGGGCGGTGATCGTCGTGTCGGCGACCTCCTCGAAGGCCCAGGCCCGGCTCTTGCCGTTCTCCAGCTGGATGAGATCGCACAGCTCTTCGCGATGATCGAGCACGAGGTCGGCGTAGTCGGCCAGGATCCGGGCCCGATCCTTGGTCGATGTCTCGGCCCACATGCGCTGGGCTCGCCGTGCGCCGGTGATGGCGGCGGTGACGTCGTCGGTGGTGCCGATCGGCATGAGCCCCAGGGGTTCGCCGTCGATCGGGGACAGCACGGTATGGGAGGGGCGATCGTCCTCCAACAGGTCGACCCGACGGGCCAGCCGGATCAACTCGGCCCGTTCGGGGGTCCCCCGATCATGGGTGGGCGTCGGTGCGGTGCTCTCGGACGGTGCGGACGCCGTCCCGGCGGAGGTCTCCGTTGTAGACATGCTGCTCAGGCTACCTGCGAGCTCGTTCGGCTCGACCAACGCGGCACCGGCGCCGGAGCCGTCAGCCGATATCGTCACGGCCCGTGACGACCGTAGGCATTCCCACCGAGATCAAGACCGACGAGTTTCGGGTGGCGATCACCCCGGATGGAGTCCGCGAGCTGCACCAGCAGGGCGTGACGGTGCTCGTCCAGGTGGGAGCGGGCGCGGGCGCTGCCATCCCCGACGAGGACTACGCCGCCGCCGGGGCCGAGCTGGCGCACGAGGCAGCCGAGCTGTGGGAGCGCTCGGACCTGGTGTGCAAGGTGAAAGAGCCCCTGGAGCCCGAGTTTGAGTACCTGCGGCCCGGGCTGGCGCTGTTCACCTTCCTCCACTTGGCCGGTTACCCAGCGGTGGCCGACGCGCTGATCGAGCGGGAGGTGACCTCGATCGCCTACGAAACCGTGCAGACCGCCTCCGGTGCCCTCCCGCTGCTCGCACCGATGAGCGAGGTGGCCGG encodes:
- a CDS encoding succinate-semialdehyde dehydrogenase (NADP(+)), giving the protein MSTTETSAGTASAPSESTAPTPTHDRGTPERAELIRLARRVDLLEDDRPSHTVLSPIDGEPLGLMPIGTTDDVTAAITGARRAQRMWAETSTKDRARILADYADLVLDHREELCDLIQLENGKSRAWAFEEVADTTITARYYAKTGPKLLAETGRASAFPGLIRTVERHVPKGVVGIISPWNYPLSLAVGDALAALMAGNGVVIKPDSQTPYTALRAVELLEEAGLPKGLMRVVTGQGRVVGTAIIESADYVMFTGSTETGKSIATQSAARLVDFSAELGGKNAMVVTDDIDVERAAKVATIACFANGGQLCIAIERIYVLAEVAEQFTKAFAAATRALRLGSEVGYGPEMGPLASADQLDKMREHVTDAVSKGATVVAGGDARPELAPWFHEPTILTDVPASAAVYREETFGPLVSIYPVANVDEAIAAANDTEYGLNASVLCRDASRGRAIARRLRAGTVNVNDGYAAAWSSLDAPMGGMGASGVGRRHGAVGLLKYTESQNISTRSPLLDLVQRPSNPKEYAERLSAALRLQKYLPF